A single genomic interval of Stieleria maiorica harbors:
- the tkt gene encoding transketolase — protein MSVASTDLATLAVDTIRSLSMDAVQTANSGHPGTPMALAPIAYQLFNHTMQYDPAQPHWPNRDRFVLSCGHASMLLYSTLHLAGVKATDKDGNVLDELSIKLEDIKNFRQIGSVCAGHPEYAEAAGIETTTGPLGAGVSNSVGMAISEKWLAENYNTDDHKLFDYNVFALCSDGDLMEGVACEAASVAGHLKLDNLCWLYDDNSITIEGDTSLSFSEDVGKRFEGLGWNVVHVADVNELSNLADAIEKFRSCTDKPTIIICKTIIGWGAPNKQNTHGAHGAPLGWDEVELAKKAYGFPPEEKFYIPDGVVEHFANNLGQRGAADYQQWNETWTAYKSANPEKAAELQAIFDGKLPEGWDKDIPEFEASEKGDATRNSSGKVLNAIAKNVPFMIGGSADLAPSNKSDLTFEGAGDFLPNQYGGRNLHFGIREHAMAGIVNGICLSGLRGYAATFFVFTDYMRGAMRLSSIMHQPILYILTHDSIGVGEDGPTHQPVEHLSACRAIPGLNVFRPGDSNEVAECYRAAMQITDHPAAMVLSRQNMATLCRTKYAPASGCAKGGYVLADCEGTPDVILMGSGSELGLCVTAAEKLTAAGKKVRVVSMPCMDLFAQQSQAYQDQVLPPEVTNRVAVEAGLRMSWDRWIGLQGKFVGMSGYGASGPYSKVYEHFGINEDAVIAAAGG, from the coding sequence ATGAGTGTTGCATCGACTGATCTCGCGACCCTAGCGGTCGACACCATTCGCTCCCTCAGCATGGACGCGGTCCAAACCGCCAACAGCGGTCACCCCGGGACACCGATGGCGCTCGCCCCGATCGCCTATCAGTTGTTCAATCACACGATGCAATACGATCCGGCCCAGCCGCATTGGCCCAACCGCGATCGCTTCGTTCTGTCCTGTGGCCACGCCTCGATGTTGCTTTACAGCACGCTGCACCTGGCCGGCGTCAAAGCGACCGACAAAGACGGCAACGTGCTGGACGAGCTGTCGATCAAATTGGAAGACATCAAGAACTTCCGTCAGATCGGCAGCGTTTGTGCCGGGCACCCGGAGTACGCCGAAGCCGCCGGAATCGAAACCACGACCGGCCCGCTGGGTGCCGGAGTCAGCAACAGCGTCGGGATGGCGATCAGCGAAAAGTGGTTGGCCGAAAACTACAACACCGACGATCACAAGTTGTTCGATTACAACGTCTTCGCCCTGTGCAGCGACGGTGACTTGATGGAAGGCGTCGCATGCGAAGCCGCCTCGGTCGCCGGTCACCTGAAATTGGACAACCTGTGTTGGTTGTACGACGACAACAGCATTACGATCGAAGGTGACACGTCGTTGTCATTCTCCGAAGACGTCGGCAAGCGATTCGAGGGCCTGGGCTGGAACGTCGTGCATGTCGCCGACGTCAACGAGTTGTCCAACCTGGCCGACGCGATCGAGAAGTTCCGCAGCTGCACCGACAAGCCGACCATCATCATCTGCAAGACGATCATCGGTTGGGGTGCCCCGAACAAACAGAACACGCACGGAGCCCACGGCGCACCGCTGGGCTGGGACGAAGTCGAACTGGCCAAAAAGGCGTACGGTTTCCCGCCGGAAGAAAAGTTCTACATCCCCGACGGCGTGGTCGAACATTTCGCCAACAACCTCGGCCAACGCGGCGCCGCCGATTACCAGCAGTGGAACGAAACCTGGACGGCCTACAAGAGCGCCAACCCCGAAAAGGCGGCCGAGCTGCAGGCGATCTTCGACGGCAAACTGCCCGAGGGCTGGGACAAAGATATCCCGGAATTCGAAGCCAGCGAGAAAGGTGACGCGACACGTAACAGCAGCGGCAAGGTGCTGAACGCGATCGCCAAAAACGTGCCCTTCATGATCGGCGGTTCGGCCGACCTGGCACCGAGTAACAAGAGCGATTTGACCTTCGAAGGTGCCGGTGATTTCCTGCCCAATCAGTACGGCGGTCGCAACCTGCACTTCGGAATCCGCGAACACGCGATGGCGGGCATCGTCAACGGAATCTGCCTGTCGGGCCTGCGTGGCTATGCGGCGACGTTCTTCGTGTTCACCGACTACATGCGTGGCGCGATGCGATTGTCGTCGATCATGCACCAGCCGATCCTGTACATCCTGACGCACGACTCGATCGGCGTCGGCGAAGACGGACCGACCCACCAGCCGGTCGAACACCTGTCGGCGTGCCGCGCCATCCCGGGCTTGAACGTGTTCCGCCCCGGAGATTCCAACGAAGTCGCCGAGTGTTATCGGGCGGCGATGCAAATCACCGACCATCCGGCCGCGATGGTGCTGTCACGCCAGAACATGGCCACCTTGTGCCGCACCAAGTACGCCCCCGCGTCGGGATGTGCCAAGGGCGGCTACGTGCTGGCCGACTGCGAAGGCACACCGGACGTCATCTTGATGGGCAGCGGCAGCGAGCTCGGCTTGTGTGTCACCGCCGCCGAAAAACTGACCGCCGCCGGCAAGAAGGTCCGCGTGGTCAGCATGCCTTGCATGGACCTGTTCGCCCAGCAAAGCCAAGCGTACCAGGATCAAGTTTTGCCGCCGGAAGTCACCAACCGTGTAGCCGTCGAAGCGGGACTGAGAATGTCGTGGGACCGCTGGATCGGGCTGCAAGGCAAGTTTGTCGGCATGTCCGGCTACGGGGCCAGCGGACCGTACTCCAAGGTCTACGAACACTTCGGTATCAACGAAGACGCTGTGATCGCAGCAGCCGGCGGCTGA
- a CDS encoding ExbD/TolR family protein yields the protein MRLPRHDRTGSLEVKMTPMIDVVFLLLIFFVWTSSFETPEYDLPSALAEVPAGGSEANTDQPPPTEAFDEIVVKLLVRGGLPVIEFGGQRIESVDVLQERLAEVIALGVQPPVIIDPEAEVTMERTVAAYDAARAAGADRVLYATAAE from the coding sequence ATGCGATTGCCCCGTCATGATCGAACCGGTTCGCTGGAAGTCAAAATGACGCCGATGATCGACGTCGTCTTCTTGCTGTTGATCTTCTTTGTCTGGACCAGCAGTTTCGAAACGCCCGAGTACGATCTGCCGAGTGCGCTCGCGGAAGTCCCCGCCGGGGGCAGCGAGGCCAACACGGACCAACCGCCGCCGACCGAAGCGTTCGACGAGATCGTGGTGAAACTATTGGTGCGTGGCGGATTGCCGGTCATCGAGTTCGGCGGCCAGCGGATTGAATCGGTCGACGTGCTGCAAGAACGATTGGCGGAAGTCATCGCGTTGGGCGTGCAGCCGCCGGTGATCATCGATCCGGAGGCCGAGGTGACGATGGAGCGCACCGTGGCCGCCTACGACGCCGCCCGAGCCGCCGGTGCGGACCGCGTCCTGTACGCCACCGCGGCAGAGTGA
- a CDS encoding DUF7453 family protein has protein sequence MSAQSFTFREVLHSDTQVPGFGPNFTGSFIHADGDEDVFVGSGFNPTTNQSEFGIVRRHTDGTFTTLLDHNTIVSHPVFSGTTTFSFVDAIDVLESDVYFSGRVSFDNHLYRLGSDGTPQLMEQSGTAPSTFRRLRALPNGDVVIHGTGTSSVFNNPGFYKNSSGTNTTIADRNTAVPSGTGTFDIDSFQSSRGDIGKNGSVIFQGTNGAGLSGIYSDRSGSLEKIVDTNDVMPGTGEQFFGFADPTIANNIAYFAAATVNPNDNRIGFYSVDEEGNFDTLVNNATPYGNDQFLNFDVFSLAVSGDAAVFQAVTNNDPEVAAYYKSGSTFSELARVGDQIDGREISLIAGSSAAEDGEFYMSFRFTDNTAGTYRVAVTAVPEPSAFALIAIVSGVTVCRNRRRGRRV, from the coding sequence GTGAGCGCGCAGAGTTTTACGTTTAGAGAGGTCCTCCATTCCGACACACAGGTCCCCGGATTCGGGCCTAACTTCACGGGATCGTTCATTCACGCTGACGGCGACGAGGACGTGTTTGTGGGATCCGGGTTCAACCCGACAACGAACCAGAGCGAGTTCGGGATCGTTCGCCGCCACACCGATGGCACCTTCACGACGCTACTTGATCACAACACCATCGTCTCTCACCCCGTCTTTTCTGGAACAACGACGTTCAGTTTCGTCGATGCGATTGATGTGCTTGAAAGCGACGTGTACTTCAGCGGTCGCGTCAGTTTTGACAACCACCTTTACCGTCTCGGTTCCGACGGCACGCCGCAATTGATGGAACAGTCCGGTACGGCTCCGAGCACTTTTCGACGTTTGCGTGCGCTGCCCAACGGAGACGTCGTGATTCACGGCACGGGGACAAGCTCGGTGTTTAATAACCCCGGGTTCTATAAGAATTCAAGCGGAACCAATACAACGATCGCCGACCGAAACACCGCGGTCCCGTCCGGCACAGGGACGTTCGACATCGACAGCTTTCAGAGTTCCCGCGGCGATATCGGCAAGAACGGCTCGGTCATCTTCCAAGGCACAAACGGCGCCGGCCTGTCGGGCATCTATTCTGACCGTTCGGGAAGTCTGGAAAAGATCGTTGACACCAACGACGTCATGCCCGGAACCGGAGAGCAGTTCTTTGGGTTCGCCGACCCAACGATCGCGAACAACATCGCCTACTTCGCCGCGGCGACGGTGAATCCGAACGACAATCGCATCGGATTTTATTCGGTCGACGAAGAGGGAAACTTTGATACGTTGGTCAACAACGCCACTCCCTATGGCAACGACCAGTTTCTTAATTTTGACGTCTTCTCGCTGGCGGTCAGCGGGGATGCCGCCGTGTTTCAGGCCGTGACGAACAATGACCCGGAAGTGGCGGCCTACTACAAGTCCGGTTCCACGTTCAGCGAACTCGCTCGCGTTGGCGATCAGATCGATGGCCGGGAAATCTCACTCATCGCCGGATCGTCTGCGGCCGAGGATGGCGAGTTTTATATGTCGTTCCGGTTTACCGACAACACGGCCGGGACCTACCGCGTCGCCGTGACGGCAGTCCCCGAACCATCCGCATTCGCGTTGATTGCGATTGTCTCGGGCGTGACGGTGTGTCGAAACCGCCGACGTGGTCGGCGCGTTTGA
- a CDS encoding ExbD/TolR family protein produces MKIPNQQNRPFTGANMTPMIDVVFLLIIFFLVSSHLARQESRLPVDLPVAATHQPLSVDPVSLTITVNRERQIMVGGNAVDLAGLDEILADVVRRDGESASLRIRTDGAVPYGTVEPILKASSRQGLLDIKLAVKEQTVKEQG; encoded by the coding sequence ATGAAGATTCCGAATCAGCAGAACCGACCCTTCACCGGTGCCAACATGACGCCGATGATCGACGTGGTGTTTCTGCTGATCATCTTCTTCCTGGTGTCCAGTCACCTGGCACGCCAGGAATCGCGGTTGCCCGTCGACTTGCCCGTCGCGGCGACGCATCAGCCGCTGAGTGTCGACCCGGTGTCGTTGACGATCACGGTCAATCGCGAGCGTCAGATCATGGTCGGCGGAAACGCCGTCGACCTTGCCGGGCTGGACGAGATTCTGGCCGACGTCGTCCGCCGCGACGGCGAATCGGCTTCGCTTCGGATCCGCACCGACGGCGCGGTGCCGTACGGAACGGTCGAACCGATCTTGAAAGCGTCTTCCCGGCAGGGCTTGCTGGACATCAAACTGGCCGTCAAAGAGCAGACCGTCAAAGAACAGGGGTAG